From the Mycobacterium sp. 155 genome, the window GTTGCCGAACACCAGGGCGATCGTCGGGATGCCGGCGGCCGAAAGCCTGGTCAGGTCCCGGAACATCTGCCCACCGGGGATGAAGATCTCCTTCTGAGTGGGTAGATCAGCTCCGCCCGACTCCACCAGTGAGATCACCGGAAGCCGGTTCTGCAGCGCAATCTGGTTGGTGCGCAGGATCTTTTTCAGCGTCCAGGGGTTGCTGGTGCCCCCCTTGACGGTTGGGTCGTTGGCGACGATCAGGCATTCGACACCTTCGACCGCGCCGATGCCGGCCACGACGCTGGCGCCGACGGCGAAGTCGCTGCCCCACGCCGCCAGCGGGCTCAGTTCCAGGAACGGTGCGTCGGGGTCCAGCAGCAGTTCGATGCGTTCGCGTGCGGTGAGCTTGCCGCGGGAGTGGTGCCGGTCCACGTACTTAGGCCCGCCACCGGCCAGTGCCTTTGCGTGCTCTGCCTCGAGCTCGGCCAGCTTGGCGATCATCACCTCTGCGGCCTCGGTGAACCCGGGGGAGTGGGGGTCGACCGTCGATTTCAGAATTGTCATGGCTGGAACCCCAACGTCTTCGCGGCCAGTGAGGTCAGAATCTCGGTGGTCCCTCCGCCGATGCCGAGGATGCGCATGTCCCGATATTGCCGCTCGATCTCGGATTCGGCCATGTAGCCCATGCCGCCGAACAACTGCACGGCCGCATTGGCCACCCATTCGCCGGCCTCGACGGCGGTGTTCTTGGCAAAGCACACCTGAGAAATAAGGTCGATCTCTCCCTGGCCCGATGTCGCCGCCGGGGCGGCTCCGGCGAGTTGCCGCTCGACGACGTTGCGGGTGTACACGCGGGCCACGTCGGTACGGCGGGCCATCTCGGCCAGCGTGTTCTGCACCGACTGCCGGGAAATGAGTGGTCTGCCGAAGGTTTCGCGGTTGCGGCACCACTCGACGGTCAAGTCCAGACAGCGCTGCGCACTGGCATACGCCTGCGCGGCAAGGCCGACCCGCTCGGAGACGAACGCCGCGGCGATCTGAAGGAAACCAGAGTTTTCCACACCCACCAGATTGGCGACCGGCACCCGCACATCGGTGTAGGACAACTCGGCGGTATCGCTTGAGCGCCAACCCATTTTGTCGAGTTTGCGGCTCACCTCAAACCCGGGTGTGCCTTTGTCCACCACGATCAGCGACACCCCGGCAGCGCCCGGCCCACCCGTGCGCGCGGCGGTCACGACGTAATCGGCACGTACGCCCGACGTGATGTAGGTCTTGGCGCCGTTGAGGACGTATTCATCGCCGTCCCGAGTGGCCCTGGTCGTGAGATGCCCGACGTCGGAGCCGCCGCCCGGCTCGGTGATGGCCAGCGATCCGATGAGATCCCCTCGCAGCGTGGGCTTCACGTAGGTTTCGATCAGCCGCTTGTCGCCAGAGGCGATCATGTGCGGCACCGAGATCCCACACGTGAACAGCGACGCGAACACACCGCCCGGAGCTCCCGCGTAATGCATCTCCTCGCAGATGATCAGCGCGTCCGCGCCGTCGCCGCCACCACCTCCGACCGACTCGGGGAAGTTGGCTCCGAGCAGTCCGGCCTCACCCGCTTTGCGGTGCAGTTCGCGGGGGAGTTCACCCGTGCGCTCCCACTCCGCGACGTTCGGCAACACCTCACGTTCAGCGAAGCTGCGCACGGTCTTTCGTAGAGTCTCCCGTTCTGGGGTATTCCAGATGCTCACGTGAGAAGGTCCTCCGGGATATCGAGATGACGACTGCGCAACCATTCGCCCAGCCCCTTGGCCTGCGGATCGAACCGAGCTTGATAGGCCACGCCCTGGCCGAGGATGCCTTCGATGATGAAGTTCACGGCCCGCAGATTCGGCAGTACGTGCCGGGTGACGGTCAGATCCGCTGTCTCAGGCAGTAATTCGCGAAGTTTGTCGACGGTCAGCGCATGCACGAGCCACCGCCACTGCTTGTCGGCTTTGTCTCCCGTCGCTGCGCTCGCCCCGGTGCTGTTTCCCGTCGCTGCGCTCGCCCCGGTGCTGTTTCCCGTCGCTGCGCTCGCCCCGGCCCGCACCCATACCCCAACGTTGGCCGAGCCACCCTTGTCGCCGCTGCGGGCGCCGGCGATCGTGCCGAGCGCGACCCGGCGGGTGGGCCCGGCCGGTAACGGCTCAGGTAAATGTGGCTCTGCAACCGGTGCGACGACGAGGGTTTCGGTGGCCGGCGCGATGTCGACACGAGTGCCGTCGGCGTACACGGCGACATGCGGCACTTCGGCGGCATCGACGTATCCCGGGGTGAACACGCCGTACACCTGACCGTCCGCCGGTGGCGCGGTGGTGGTGAAGCCCGGGTAGCTCGCCAGTGCGAGTTCGACTCCCGCGGCGGAGAATTGGCGGCCGACGACATTGGGGTCGGGATCGCGCGCCACACAGTGAAGCAACGCACTGGCGGCTTCCTCGGTATCGGCGTCGGGATGGTCGGTGCGGGCCAAGAACCATTCCAGCTCTGCCGGTTTGACCTTCAGGCCCGCTTCGAGTTGGCTGCGCACAAGCTCGGCCTTGGCCTCGATATCCAGACCGGTCAGCACGAACGTCGCGGCGTTGCGGAATCCGCCGATGCTGTTCAGCGATACCTTGAGCGTCGGGGGCGGGGCCTCACCCGTCACACCGGAGATGCGAACGCGGTCGTCGCCGTCCCCACTCAACTGCAACGAGTCGACACACAGTGTCACATCGGGATTGGGGTAGCGGGCACCGGCGATCTCGTAGAGCAGCTGTGCAGTGACGGTGCCGACGCTGACCTGGCCGCCGGTCCCGGGATGCTTGGTGATCACCGACGAGCCGTCGGCCGAGATCTCGGCGAGTGGGAAGCCCGGCCGCTGCAGATCGGGTATCTCGGTGAAGAACGCGTAGTTGCCGCCGGTGGCCTGGGTGCCGCATTCGATGACGTGGCCTGCGGCGACCGCGCCTGCGAGGGCATCGTAATCGGTTCGGCCCCAACCGAAGTGCGCCGCGGCCGGCCCGACGATCACCGAGGCATCGGTGACCCGTCCGGTGACCACAACGTCGGCACCGCTGTTCAAGCATTCGACGATGCCCCACGCGCCCAGGTAGGCGTTGGCCGCGAGCGGCGTCCCCAGGCCGAGCTCTGTCGCCCGTCCGACCAGATCGTCACCCTCCACATGTGCGACGTTGACGTCGAGGCCAAGGCGTTCGACTAGCGCACGCACCGCGCCGGCCAGTCCCGCAGGGTTCAGGCCACCGGCGTTGGCGACGATCTTCACGCCCTTGTCCAGGGCCAGGCCCAGCGACTCCTCCAGCTGTAGCAGGAAAGTCTTGGCGTAGCCGCGCTCGGGATTCTTGGCCCGGTCGCGCGCCAGGATCAGCATGGTGAGCTCGGCGAGGTAGTCGCCCGTCAGATAGTCCAGCTCGCCCCCGGTGAGCATGTCCCGCATCGCGGCGAGCCGATCACCGTAGAAGCCCGAACAGTTGCCGATCCGTACTGCAGGTGGCACGCGTACTCCCGTCGACGCCGATGAACGACCCAACCAACCGGTAGGTTATCGGGTACCGCGGGTCTCACGTCAAGGGGTCTGCCCGTTTTGGACCCCACGCAGGTCAACCGTTACTCTGTAGTGCAATCGTCTGCCGCTGCTGTGCGCGCGGCAACCCCAAGCAAGGAGATGCACGTCATGGCTGTGCCCAAGCGCAGAATGTCGCGCGCGAACACTCGTAGCCGTCGCGCGCAGTGGAAGGCCGAGGCTACCGGTCTGGTCGGTGTCAACGTCGCGGGCCAGCAGCACAAGGTGCCGCGCCGGCTGCTGAAGGCTGCACGCCTGGGCCTGCTCGACCTGGATCGCCGACGCTAGACATATTCGCGGCGCGCCTCTCAGGTCAATCTCAGATAGAGCGTTGAGACTGTGCCTGTGCGCATACTTGTCGTCGACGATGATCGCGCTGTGCGCGAATCACTGCGACGGTCGCTTTCCTTCAATGGTTATTCGGTTCAGCTCGCCCAAGATGGGGTTGAAGCTCTCGAGCTGATTGCCGACGACCGGCCTGACGCCGTGGTTCTCGATGTGATGATGCCGCGGCTCGACGGTCTTGAGGTGTGCCGGCAACTTCGCAGCACTGGTGACGATCTTCCTATCCTGGTGCTGACTGCTCGCGACTCCGTGTCGGAGCGGGTCGCCGGCCTCGACGCCGGTGCCGACGACTACCTACCCAAGCCGTTCGCGCTTGAGGAGCTGCTCGCGCGCATGCGCGCGTTGCTGCGTCGCACCGTGTCCGACGACGGCGCCGAATCGCAGAAGATGTCGTTCTCGGATCTGACCCTGGATCCCGTCACTCGTGAAGTCACGCGCGGTGAACGTCAGATCAGCCTCACTCGAACCGAGTTCGCGCTGCTGGAAATGCTGATCGCCAACCCCCGGCGGGTGCTCACCCGTAGCCGCATCCTCGAAGAGGTGTGGGGCTTCGATTTCCCCACTTCGGGCAATGCGCTCGAGGTCTATATCGGCTACCTACGCCGCAAGACCGAAGCCGACGGTGAGCCACGGCTCATCCACACCGTGCGCGGAGTCGGCTACGTGCTGCGGGAAACGCCCCCCTGATCGGATGATGTCGCTCAATCCGAACACTTGGCGGTCGGGCGCGCTGCCTAATACCAGTTCACTGTCGTTGCGCTGGCGCGTAATGGTGCTCGCGATGTCGATGGTGGTCATGGCGGTGGTGCTGATGGCCGTCGCGGTGTACGCCGTGGTGTCCCGCGCGCTCTACGACGACCTCGACAACCAGCTGCACAGCCGGGCCCGGCTGCTCATCGAGAGTGGGTCGTTGGCCGCCGACCCGGCCAAGGCCATCGAGGGCACGGCCTACTCCGACGTCAACGCGATGCTGGTGATCCCGGGCCGGTCCATCTACACGGCGAATCAGGAGGGGCAGATGTTGCCCCTCGGCCAGCCGGAGAAGGATGTGATCTCCGGTGAACTGCTGATGTCGATGCGCACAGTCAATCACCAGCGGGTGCTAGCAGTGCACCTGGCCAACGGCAGTTCTCTGCTGATCTCGAAGAGCTTGGCGCCGACGGGACAGGTGCTCCAGCGGTTGGGTACCGTGCTGCTCATCGTCGGTGGTGTCGGTGTTGCAGTGGCTGCGATAGCGGGTGGTGCCGTCGCCCGGGCGGGTCTGCGGCCGGTTCGCCGACTCACCGAAGCTGCCGAACGCGTCGCCCGCACCGATGACCTACGTCCCATTCCGGTTGTCGGCAGCGATGAACTCGCTCGGCTCACCGAGGCGTTCAACATGATGCTGCGCGCGTTGGCCGAATCCCGGGACCGGCAGGCACGGCTGGTATCCGACGCCGGGCATGAGTTGCGTACCCCACTGACCTCGCTGCGCACCAATGTCGAATTGCTGATGGCGTCACAGGCACCCGGGGCGCCGCCGTTGCCCGAAGAGGAGATGGCCGGGCTGCGCGCCGACGTGATCGCACAGATCGAGGAACTGTCCACTCTGATCGGTGATCTGATGGACCTGACGCGCGACGACGCGGGCGGTGTGATCCACGAACCGGTCGATATGGTCGAGGTGGTCGATCGCAGTCTGGAGCGAGTCCGGCGGCGCCGCAATGATATCCAGTTCGATGTCACGATGACGGGCTGGCAGGTCTACGGTGACGCGCCCGGCATGGGCCGCGCTGTGCTCAATCTGCTCGACAATGCCGCTAAGTGGAGTCCACCCGGCGGCCGAGTGGGGGTATCGCTGCGCCAGATCGATCCTGGGCATGCCGAGTTGGTGGTGTCCGACTACGGGCCCGGTATTCCGCCGCAGGAGCGTCGGTTGGTGTTCGAACGGTTCTACCGGTCGGCTGCGGCCAGGGCGATGCCCGGATCAGGCCTCGGGCTGGCGATAGTGCAGCAGGTGGTGCTGAAACACGGTGGCGCACTTCGCATTGACGAGACTGTGCCGGGCGGCAACCCGCCGGGCGCATCGATCCATCTGATCTTGCCAGGTATGCCGCTTCCCGCCGGGCTTCCCGACATCGCACCGACACGCGGTCAACGTGACGTCGCCGACGATCCGGTCAGCGCGGACGAAAAGTGAGACAGTTAACCGCAGCCAGGGACAAAACATGGGTGGAACCGACGATTCTCTAAGTGGATTCTCAGTCCGCTCGGGCAACCTGACGGACACCTTCCTCGTTTGTTGAGTAGCAGTAGCGCCAGAGCCGATAGACCCCATACAAGAGAAGAGCATCGCACCGCCATGACAAACCATCCCAGGTATTCGTCACCGCAGCAGCCAACCCATGGCCCCGGCGGCGGTGCTCCTGGCTACCAGGGGAACCCGGACCCGTATCAGTCGCAGGCCTACGACTGGCGATATGCGCGTCAGCAGCAGCAGCCTTATCGCGCGCCGTACGATCCGTACCGCGTCGCGTCGGCAACCCCGCAGGTGGTCGGCCCCGCCCCCAAGAAACGGGGCAAGGGCGGTCTGGCCGCAGGCGCGTTGGTGTTGGCCATGGTTTCGGCGGGCATCGGCGGCGGCGTCGCAACAGTCGTGACCCATCAGGACGGTCCGCACCTCGGAGCGGAATCCAGCAGCGCGGCGCCCAGCGTGCCCGCGGCCGCACTGCCTGCCGGTTCGGTCGAACAGGTCGCGGCCAAGGTGGTGCCGAGCGTGGTGAAGCTCGAAACCGACATGGGACGCGCCTCCGAGGAGGGGTCGGGCATCATCCTGACCTCCGACGGTCTGATCCTGACCAACAACCATGTCGTGCAGGCGGCCAAGCAGTCGACGGGTACTCCCGGCGGTGCGCAGACGAAGGTGACATTCTCCGACGGCACCACCAAACCCTTCACCGTCGTGGGCACCGATCCGAGCAGTGATATCGCCGTCGTGCGCGCACAGGGCGCCTCCGGGTTGACCCCGATCACCCTCGGTTCGTCGAGCAACCTGCGCGTCGGCCAGGACGTGGTGGCGGTCGGTTCGCCGCTCGGCCTGGAAGGCACCGTGACGACGGGCATCATCAGTGCGCTCAACCGTCCGGTCGCGGCTGGCGGCGATGCCCGTAATCAAAACACCGTGCTCGACGCCATTCAGACCGACGCCGCGATCAACCCGGGTAACTCGGGCGGTGCGCTCGTCAACATGAGCGGTGAACTCGTCGGGGTCAACTCCGCGATCGCGACCATGGGTGGCGATTCGGCGCAGGCGCAGAGCGGGTCGATCGGTCTGGGCTTCGCGATCCCGGTTGACCAGGCCAAGCGAATCGCTGACGAACTGATCCAGAACGGCACGGCCTCACATGCCTCGCTCGGAGTCCAGGTCAGTAATGACGCCACCACCGATGGCGCCAAGATCGTCGAGGTCACCAAGGACGGTGCCGCCGCGGCAGCCGGGCTACCCAGCGGCGTCGTGGTCACCAAGCTCGATGACCGCGTGATCCCGAGTGCCGACGCGCTCGTTGCCGCGGTTCGGTCCAAGGCACCTGGTGAGAAGGTTACTTTGACCTATCTCGATCAGGCTGGCAAACCGCAGACGGTCACCGTCACGCTCGGTAAGGCCGACCAGTGAGGATCCTGACACCAGCTCTGGAACAGCTGTCACTGCGAGTGGCTGCGCCGCTGTCTGTGCACACATATACGGTTGCAGGCATGGAACAACCAGGGGAGTTGGTGGGGCGGGCACTTGTGGTCGTCGTGGACGATCGCACCGCTCACGGCGAGGAGGACCACAGCGGTCCGTTGGTTACCGAATTGCTCGGCGAAACCGGGTTTGTCGTCGATGGAGTCGTGGTGGTTTCGGCCGATGAGGTCGAGATCCGCAACGCGCTGAACACGGCTGTCATCGGCGGAGTGGATCTGGTGGTGTCCGTCGGCGGCACGGGTGTGACCCCGCGCGACGTCACGCCTGAGGCCACCCGCGACATCCTGGATCGCGAACTGCTCGGTATCGCCGAGGCGCTGCGGGCCTCCGCTCTGTCGGCCGGTATCGCGGATGCGGGAGTATCGCGCGGACTGGCCGGTATTTCCGGCAGCACACTCGTTGTGAACCTGGCGGGCTCCCGGTCAGCGGTCCGCGACGGCATGGCCACGCTGGGGCCACTGGCGGTGCAGATCATCGGCCAGTTATCAAGCTTGGACATCTAATGAGTGCGATACGGCGGTCGATGGCTGCCGTCTCGTAGAAGATGGCAAATGCGATACCGATCGATCGACGGGGTTGGCAGCAAGGCGACACCCGTCCGAAATAGATGTGATCTTCGTCACAAAAGGGAATGTCGATGACTCATCCATCCCAGCCGTCACGCCGCCTAGTTAACAAAATTTTCGGGGAAACTCTCCCCGAGGTTGCGCCGAGCGAGCGCGACGAGCCTTCGCCGGAGGACGCCTCTGAGCATGACCGGTGGTTGCGGAACAATATCCCGCCACATCATGGTTGAGCTGTGTTGCCGCAGTGAACGCTGTAAATGCACAGTTGACAATGTGGTGTGGCTCAACATTGGTTAGCGAAAGCGGGCCACATCACAGCATTGCCGGAGCGCTCAATCGGCAGGATCCGCACTTTCCCTAGTGTCCCCTCGCTCGAAGCTGGCAAACTTTGGACGGCTGATTGCAGGCATCTGCCCCGGTTTGTTCTTGCGTTGCCGGTCGGAGGCCGCCCCGTTATGTTCCTCGTGTCAACGATGAGCGAAATGTAAGAGCGAGGTGTGACCGTTCTAATCTGGGTCACGTCACTGGTCTTGCCGGGAGCTCGGCCCCGCAGCGGGTCGGGCACCCCTACAACGACATAGCTAGGGAGAACATGAAGGCATTCAGTCGAGTGCTGACCGCGTTGGTGGTTGCGATGGCAGGTGCCTTCGCAACCCTGTTCGTGAGCACCGGGACCGCGCATGCAGGTCTGGATAATGAGCTGAGTCTGGTCGATGGCCAGGATCGGACCTTGACGGTTCAGCAGTGGGACACCTTCCTCAATGGGGTGTTTCCCCTGGACCGTAACCGGCTGACCCGTGAGTGGTTCCATTCCGGTCGGGCCAAGTACCACGTCGAGGGCCCCGGTGCCGATGACTTCGCGGGCACGCTGGAACTGGGCTATCAGATCGGCTTCCCGTGGTCCCTGGGTGTGGGCATCAACTTCAGCTACACCACCCCGAACATCCTGCTCGACGACGCATCGATCGCACCGCCGCCGCTGGGCGGTGGCTTTTCCCCGCTGGGCTCGGTGATCACTCCTAACCTGTTCCCCGGTGTGTCGATCTCGGCTGACCTGGGCAACGGCCCGGGCATCCAGGAGGTCGCGACCTTCTCGGTGGACGTCAAGGGCCCGGCCGGCGGAGTGGCGGTCTCCAACGCTCACGGCACCGTGACCGGCGCCGCCGGTGGTGTGCTGCTGCGTCCGTTCGCCCGTCTGATCGCCTCCACCGGTGACAGCGTCACCACCTACGGCGACCCCTGGAACATGAACTGACATTTTCAGGCAACGCAACAGCCCCCGGATTCCTCCGGGGGCTGTTCGCGTTTCAGGGCTGTGGGCGTTTCAGCGCAATGGCTACGTCCGGTCGGCGCTGGTCGTCTCGGCAGTGTCCGGACTGGGGCCGGTGCCCGGGCCGGTGACATGCTTGCCGGTGGATCCGCCCTCGGCCAGTAGATCCCGAATCTCGGTGAGCAGGCTCAGCTCGGTGTCCTGTGCCTGCTCAACCTCGCCACGCTCTCGCAGCTTCTTATAAGGCAGCACGATGATGAAGTAGAGCACCATGGCCACCAGAAGAAAGTTGATTGCGGCCGACAGCACGGCGTTGAGGTCGATGAAGGTCTCGGGATTTCCACCCAGCGAGATCTTCAGAATTCCGTATTCCTTGTCGGGGCCTGCGCCGATCCGGTCGATCAATGGCTGGACCACTTTTTCGGTGAACGCCGTGACCAAGCCGGTGAACGCCGCGCCGATGACCACGGCGACGGCAAGGTCGATGACGTTTCCCCTGGACAGAAACTCCTTGAAGCCCTTAAACATGCCGGGACCCTTCCTGCAGTGACGACAATTATTGGGTGAACAAGCGAACACTAACCGAGTTGTGCGGATGTCAGCAGAGTTCAACCATCGCTGCAGTGCACCGCTAATGCATCACAACGGTCACGGCCGCGACCAGGCTCGCAGTGGCTACCTCGTTGGCCAACCGCGCAGGCAGGGCCACCAGTGCCACCCGTTCGCCGCCACCCTTGGGCTTCTCCGACACCAGAACCACCACCCCGTCGGTGGCAAGGAGCCGGGGCCGGGATTCAGCGCTGTCGTCGGCGGTGAGTACGTCGACCACGTCACCGGGCCGGATCAGGTCCAGCACGGCGGTGTCTCTCAGTTGTAACGGCACGATCCTGGCGTTCGGGCCCGCGGTCGATTCACTCAGACGGGGCCCGAGCAGGCGCACATCGGTGAGTACCTCACCGCGGCGCGCGGGCCCGGCCACTGTGGCGCCGATCATGGTGGTGACGTCAGTCTGGGCTCCATCGGGCACAGTGGCCGCGCTGCGGTTCTCCAGCCGGACGTCTTCGGCGGTCAGTGTCACGCCTGGCGTCAGATCATGTGCGGCCACCACGACCTGGGTGTGATCGCCCCGTGGATCGGACGTACGGCGGCGAGGCCGGCGAGCATCACGAGGCCGGCAGCCGCGGCACGTCGGGCAGCGACCGTGCGGGACCAGTCCGGGCGCAGCGCGCCGGTCAGGCGGCGCAGTGCCGAAGGGTTGAGTGATTCGGCCATGGCGTCACCGTAGGCGCCGGCATCGGGTGCCGGAACGATGTTTTCGCCGGCCTGTGGATAACTCTGTCGGTCAGCTCGACGCTGCGGCTGCGGGCGCGGAGCTGCTCGACGAGCTGTTCGATGATGAGGAAGAGGACGACGAAGAAGAGGCTTTCTCCGACGAGCTTGAGCTCTCACCGCTCTTCGCCGAGCCGTTTGACGAGCTCTTGCCCGACTCCCGGTTGTCGGTGCGATAGAAGCCGCTGCCCTTGAACACCACTCCCACTGAGCCGAACAGCTTGCGCAGCCGGCCGGAGCACTTCGGGCAGGTGGTCAGCGCATCGTCGCTGAACGCTTGCACCGCGTCGAACCGATTGCCGCACTCGGTACACGCATAGGAATAGGTAGGCACGAAAACCTCCGACTAGGTCAATCTTGTTAGCACTCTACCGGCTCAAGTGCTAGAACCGCTACGTGGGGCAGGTCATTCCCACGCAAGGGGGGCTATACCCCCGGTCGGCGTCATGACGTGGGTCATCCGGATGTCGTGAGGCTCGGCGGGCAGCTCGTCGAGCAGTTCGTCGTCGCGAACCACGGCGATCAGTTTCGCCCCGGCGGCGGCACTCAGGGTGCGGTCGTAGAAGCCGGCGCCGCGACCCAGTCGCGCGCCGGATCGGTCCACAGCCAGCGCAGGCACCAGGATGACGGCCGCCTCGCTCACCGTCTCGGCGGGCAGGTAGGGGGGCCGGGGCTCGCGCAGCCCGAAACCCGCCGGCTGCAGGCTGCCCGGTTGATATTCGGCCCACCGCAACGGCAGGGGAACTCCGTCGGTGTCGTTTCGGGCGATGGGGAGCAGCACTCGGGCGCCGAGCTCAAGCAGCCGGTCGAGGAGGGCGGGGGAGCCGGGTTCGGAACCGACCGGCACGTACGCGCATACGGTCTGACCCGGCCCGACGAGACCGGGGAGCCATCGGCAGAGTGCCTCGGACTCCGCGTCGCGCGACTCCTGCGGGATCGCTCGTCGCGCGCGCAGCAGCGCGGTTCGTAACTCGGGCTTCGTCAGTGGGGTCACAACCTCCCACCATGTCAGAACGCGCATTAGGGTATGAACGATGACCACGTCTGCGAAGCCGCCTGTGGTGCCTATTCCCTACACTGCGGTCGTTCCGGCTGCAGGCCTGGGCACGCGGTTTCTTCCCGCCACCAAGACGGTGCCGAAAGAACTGCTGCCCGTGGTCGACACGCCCGGCATCGAACTGGTCGCCGCAGAGGCCGCAGAAGCCGGCGCCGAACGGCTCATCATCGTCACCTCTGAAGGCAAGGACGGTGTCGTCGCGCATTTCGTCGAGGACCTCGTGCTCGAGGGCACGTTGGCGGCGCGCGGCAAGGTGAAGATGCTCGAGAAGGTGCGCCGCGCGCCTGCTCTGATCAAGGTGGAGTCGGTTGTGCAGGCCGAGCCGCTCGGGTTGGGCCACGCCGTGAGTTGTGTCGAGGCGAGCCTGCATCCTGACGAGGACGCCATCGCCGTGCTGCTGCCCGACGACCTGGTGTTGCCGACCGGCGTGCTGGAGACGATGTCGCGGGTACGGTCCAAGCGCGGTGGTTCGGTGTTGTGCGCGATCGAGGTGCCCGGTGACGAGATCAGCGCCTACGGCGTGTTCGACGTGGAGCCCGTTCCCGACTCCACCAACCCGAACGTGCTGCGGGTCAAGGGCATGGTCGAGAAGCCCAAGTCCGAGGACGCCCCTTCGCACTACGCGGCTGCCGGCCGCTACGTTCTGGATCGGGCAATCTTCGATGCACTGCGCCGGGTTCCGCGCGGGGTGGGCGGCGAGATTCAGCTCACCGACGCGATCTCGTTGCTGATCGACGAAGGCCATCCGGTGCATGTGGTGGTGCACCGCGGTGCTCGA encodes:
- a CDS encoding S1C family serine protease produces the protein MTNHPRYSSPQQPTHGPGGGAPGYQGNPDPYQSQAYDWRYARQQQQPYRAPYDPYRVASATPQVVGPAPKKRGKGGLAAGALVLAMVSAGIGGGVATVVTHQDGPHLGAESSSAAPSVPAAALPAGSVEQVAAKVVPSVVKLETDMGRASEEGSGIILTSDGLILTNNHVVQAAKQSTGTPGGAQTKVTFSDGTTKPFTVVGTDPSSDIAVVRAQGASGLTPITLGSSSNLRVGQDVVAVGSPLGLEGTVTTGIISALNRPVAAGGDARNQNTVLDAIQTDAAINPGNSGGALVNMSGELVGVNSAIATMGGDSAQAQSGSIGLGFAIPVDQAKRIADELIQNGTASHASLGVQVSNDATTDGAKIVEVTKDGAAAAAGLPSGVVVTKLDDRVIPSADALVAAVRSKAPGEKVTLTYLDQAGKPQTVTVTLGKADQ
- a CDS encoding MspA family porin, which codes for MKAFSRVLTALVVAMAGAFATLFVSTGTAHAGLDNELSLVDGQDRTLTVQQWDTFLNGVFPLDRNRLTREWFHSGRAKYHVEGPGADDFAGTLELGYQIGFPWSLGVGINFSYTTPNILLDDASIAPPPLGGGFSPLGSVITPNLFPGVSISADLGNGPGIQEVATFSVDVKGPAGGVAVSNAHGTVTGAAGGVLLRPFARLIASTGDSVTTYGDPWNMN
- the mscL gene encoding large-conductance mechanosensitive channel protein MscL, which gives rise to MFKGFKEFLSRGNVIDLAVAVVIGAAFTGLVTAFTEKVVQPLIDRIGAGPDKEYGILKISLGGNPETFIDLNAVLSAAINFLLVAMVLYFIIVLPYKKLRERGEVEQAQDTELSLLTEIRDLLAEGGSTGKHVTGPGTGPSPDTAETTSADRT
- a CDS encoding response regulator transcription factor, whose protein sequence is MRILVVDDDRAVRESLRRSLSFNGYSVQLAQDGVEALELIADDRPDAVVLDVMMPRLDGLEVCRQLRSTGDDLPILVLTARDSVSERVAGLDAGADDYLPKPFALEELLARMRALLRRTVSDDGAESQKMSFSDLTLDPVTREVTRGERQISLTRTEFALLEMLIANPRRVLTRSRILEEVWGFDFPTSGNALEVYIGYLRRKTEADGEPRLIHTVRGVGYVLRETPP
- a CDS encoding acyl-CoA dehydrogenase family protein; the protein is MSIWNTPERETLRKTVRSFAEREVLPNVAEWERTGELPRELHRKAGEAGLLGANFPESVGGGGGDGADALIICEEMHYAGAPGGVFASLFTCGISVPHMIASGDKRLIETYVKPTLRGDLIGSLAITEPGGGSDVGHLTTRATRDGDEYVLNGAKTYITSGVRADYVVTAARTGGPGAAGVSLIVVDKGTPGFEVSRKLDKMGWRSSDTAELSYTDVRVPVANLVGVENSGFLQIAAAFVSERVGLAAQAYASAQRCLDLTVEWCRNRETFGRPLISRQSVQNTLAEMARRTDVARVYTRNVVERQLAGAAPAATSGQGEIDLISQVCFAKNTAVEAGEWVANAAVQLFGGMGYMAESEIERQYRDMRILGIGGGTTEILTSLAAKTLGFQP
- a CDS encoding HAMP domain-containing sensor histidine kinase; protein product: MSLNPNTWRSGALPNTSSLSLRWRVMVLAMSMVVMAVVLMAVAVYAVVSRALYDDLDNQLHSRARLLIESGSLAADPAKAIEGTAYSDVNAMLVIPGRSIYTANQEGQMLPLGQPEKDVISGELLMSMRTVNHQRVLAVHLANGSSLLISKSLAPTGQVLQRLGTVLLIVGGVGVAVAAIAGGAVARAGLRPVRRLTEAAERVARTDDLRPIPVVGSDELARLTEAFNMMLRALAESRDRQARLVSDAGHELRTPLTSLRTNVELLMASQAPGAPPLPEEEMAGLRADVIAQIEELSTLIGDLMDLTRDDAGGVIHEPVDMVEVVDRSLERVRRRRNDIQFDVTMTGWQVYGDAPGMGRAVLNLLDNAAKWSPPGGRVGVSLRQIDPGHAELVVSDYGPGIPPQERRLVFERFYRSAAARAMPGSGLGLAIVQQVVLKHGGALRIDETVPGGNPPGASIHLILPGMPLPAGLPDIAPTRGQRDVADDPVSADEK
- a CDS encoding acyclic terpene utilization AtuA family protein, producing the protein MPPAVRIGNCSGFYGDRLAAMRDMLTGGELDYLTGDYLAELTMLILARDRAKNPERGYAKTFLLQLEESLGLALDKGVKIVANAGGLNPAGLAGAVRALVERLGLDVNVAHVEGDDLVGRATELGLGTPLAANAYLGAWGIVECLNSGADVVVTGRVTDASVIVGPAAAHFGWGRTDYDALAGAVAAGHVIECGTQATGGNYAFFTEIPDLQRPGFPLAEISADGSSVITKHPGTGGQVSVGTVTAQLLYEIAGARYPNPDVTLCVDSLQLSGDGDDRVRISGVTGEAPPPTLKVSLNSIGGFRNAATFVLTGLDIEAKAELVRSQLEAGLKVKPAELEWFLARTDHPDADTEEAASALLHCVARDPDPNVVGRQFSAAGVELALASYPGFTTTAPPADGQVYGVFTPGYVDAAEVPHVAVYADGTRVDIAPATETLVVAPVAEPHLPEPLPAGPTRRVALGTIAGARSGDKGGSANVGVWVRAGASAATGNSTGASAATGNSTGASAATGDKADKQWRWLVHALTVDKLRELLPETADLTVTRHVLPNLRAVNFIIEGILGQGVAYQARFDPQAKGLGEWLRSRHLDIPEDLLT
- a CDS encoding molybdenum cofactor biosynthesis protein B, giving the protein MRVAAPLSVHTYTVAGMEQPGELVGRALVVVVDDRTAHGEEDHSGPLVTELLGETGFVVDGVVVVSADEVEIRNALNTAVIGGVDLVVSVGGTGVTPRDVTPEATRDILDRELLGIAEALRASALSAGIADAGVSRGLAGISGSTLVVNLAGSRSAVRDGMATLGPLAVQIIGQLSSLDI
- the rpmF gene encoding 50S ribosomal protein L32, yielding MAVPKRRMSRANTRSRRAQWKAEATGLVGVNVAGQQHKVPRRLLKAARLGLLDLDRRR